The Magnetospirillum sp. genome includes a region encoding these proteins:
- a CDS encoding transglutaminase family protein yields the protein MQIRLGYDIAYECAQATPLLLMLRVHPSLAGDLVVPDFIATIPAVPLQTYLDGFGNLCTRLTAPQGTFRMTADATIACAGEADAVAPFAAEIPVPDLPAELLVFLLGSRYCETDKLSEIAWGLFGPVAPGWSRVQAICDFVHDHIRFDYMQARATKSAFDVYGERTGVCRDFAHLAVALCRCMNIPARYCTGYLGDIGVPRDPAPMDFSAWFEVYLGHRWYVFDARYNRPRIGRVLIGRGRDAADVPLSNSFGTTVLKAFFVRSDEI from the coding sequence GTGCAGATCCGCCTCGGCTACGACATCGCCTACGAATGCGCGCAGGCGACACCGCTCCTGCTGATGCTGCGTGTGCATCCGTCGTTGGCGGGCGATCTCGTGGTGCCGGATTTCATCGCAACCATTCCGGCCGTCCCTCTCCAGACCTATCTCGACGGCTTCGGCAATCTGTGCACGCGGTTGACGGCACCCCAAGGAACGTTCCGCATGACGGCCGATGCGACGATCGCGTGCGCCGGCGAAGCGGACGCAGTAGCCCCCTTTGCGGCCGAGATACCGGTCCCGGATCTGCCGGCCGAGTTGCTCGTGTTCCTGCTCGGCAGCCGCTATTGCGAAACCGACAAGCTCTCCGAGATCGCCTGGGGGCTGTTCGGCCCGGTTGCGCCCGGCTGGTCGCGCGTGCAGGCGATCTGCGATTTCGTGCACGACCATATTCGCTTCGACTACATGCAGGCGCGCGCCACGAAATCGGCGTTCGACGTGTACGGCGAGCGCACGGGCGTGTGCCGCGACTTCGCGCATCTGGCGGTCGCACTGTGCCGCTGCATGAACATCCCCGCGCGCTACTGCACGGGCTATCTCGGCGACATCGGCGTGCCGCGCGATCCCGCCCCGATGGATTTCAGCGCGTGGTTCGAAGTCTATCTCGGGCACCGCTGGTACGTTTTCGACGCGCGCTACAACCGTCCGCGCATCGGCCGCGTGCTGATCGGCCGCGGCCGCGACGCCGCCGACGTGCCCTTGTCGAACAGTTTCGGCACGACCGTACTGAAGGCGTTTTTCGTGCGCTCGGACGAGATCTGA
- a CDS encoding cysteine hydrolase codes for MSLKDTALIMVGYQNDYFAKDGILRGVVEEPGRVDSVLAATVDLLTRLRDTEITIVSTPIVLKPDYRALASPVGILNAIKESGAFAIGSTGAQVVPAIKPFEDRIITLSGKIGFNGFVNTELDEILKQRGIKNVWLAGMVTSLCIDSTGRAAYERGYNVSVLKDCTSARTAVEQDFFCTTVFPLYGSVIVGSELKIAA; via the coding sequence ATGTCGCTAAAAGACACAGCCTTGATCATGGTCGGATACCAGAACGACTATTTCGCCAAGGACGGCATCCTGCGCGGCGTGGTCGAAGAGCCGGGCCGCGTCGACAGCGTGCTGGCCGCGACCGTCGATCTGCTGACGCGCCTGCGCGACACCGAAATCACCATCGTCTCGACGCCGATCGTTCTGAAGCCGGACTATCGCGCCCTTGCAAGCCCGGTCGGCATCCTGAATGCGATCAAGGAGTCGGGCGCATTCGCGATCGGCAGCACGGGTGCGCAGGTGGTACCCGCGATCAAGCCCTTCGAAGACCGCATCATCACGCTGTCGGGCAAAATCGGCTTCAACGGCTTCGTGAACACCGAACTCGACGAGATCCTGAAGCAGCGCGGCATCAAGAACGTGTGGCTCGCGGGGATGGTCACGTCGCTGTGCATCGATTCGACCGGGCGTGCCGCCTACGAGCGCGGCTACAACGTCTCGGTCCTCAAGGACTGCACCTCGGCCCGCACCGCGGTCGAACAGGATTTCTTCTGCACGACGGTCTTCCCGCTCTACGGCAGCGTGATCGTCGGGTCGGAACTGAAGATAGCGGCTTGA
- a CDS encoding MFS transporter: protein MSSEKRLWLAVLALGVTQVVGYGTLYYAYSILAASVAADFGVAQSAMFGAFSAGMLAGGLAAPRLGALMDRLGAPRVMAFGSLAAAAALAGLAFAPNFPVFAVLVVATEIVAVAVCYDAAFATLVLFGGAKARGAITRLTLIAGFASTLFWPLTGALDASFGWRTTFLVFAGLHVAVALPLHLWLAAQAKNEAAASSAKAPAAPAAAQLRPQDERFAFWAVGASFALSGMVIAAMGVHMVPVLSAMGLGASAYVVSMLMGPTQVAIRLTDALFWRSLHPLQVATISGLALPLSVVALMLPIEGLIAGALFAAATGVGQGLSSIVRGTVPLALFGSAGYAARLGRLAAVRTVLSASAPFLFALGMQEAGLTTTLWIAFAIGVVALLPLLMLMTRLKRSAA, encoded by the coding sequence TTGAGTTCCGAGAAGCGTCTCTGGCTAGCCGTTCTGGCGTTGGGCGTAACCCAAGTCGTCGGCTACGGCACGCTCTACTATGCGTATTCGATCCTTGCCGCGTCGGTCGCCGCCGATTTCGGCGTCGCCCAATCGGCAATGTTCGGCGCGTTTTCGGCCGGCATGCTGGCGGGCGGGCTCGCGGCACCGCGCCTGGGTGCTCTCATGGACCGGCTGGGTGCGCCGCGCGTGATGGCGTTCGGCAGCCTTGCCGCTGCGGCCGCCTTGGCGGGCTTGGCATTCGCGCCGAATTTCCCGGTCTTCGCGGTTCTCGTGGTCGCAACCGAAATCGTTGCGGTCGCAGTCTGCTACGATGCAGCGTTCGCCACGCTCGTGCTGTTTGGCGGTGCCAAAGCGCGCGGGGCGATCACGCGGCTCACGCTGATTGCGGGCTTCGCCTCGACGCTGTTCTGGCCGCTCACCGGGGCGCTTGACGCAAGCTTCGGCTGGCGTACCACCTTTCTGGTTTTCGCTGGATTGCATGTCGCCGTGGCCTTGCCGCTGCATCTGTGGCTCGCGGCCCAAGCGAAAAACGAAGCGGCTGCAAGCAGCGCGAAAGCTCCGGCGGCACCCGCCGCCGCACAGTTGCGCCCGCAGGACGAACGCTTTGCGTTCTGGGCCGTGGGTGCGAGCTTCGCGCTGAGCGGCATGGTCATTGCGGCAATGGGCGTGCACATGGTGCCCGTGCTGAGCGCCATGGGCCTCGGTGCATCGGCCTATGTCGTGTCGATGCTGATGGGGCCAACGCAAGTCGCGATCCGGCTCACCGACGCGCTGTTTTGGCGCAGCCTGCATCCGCTGCAGGTCGCGACGATTTCGGGCCTCGCCTTGCCGCTGTCGGTCGTGGCCTTGATGCTGCCGATCGAAGGGCTGATCGCAGGGGCGTTGTTCGCAGCCGCCACGGGCGTGGGCCAGGGCCTGTCGAGCATCGTGCGCGGCACGGTTCCGTTGGCGCTGTTCGGCAGTGCTGGCTATGCCGCACGCCTCGGGCGGCTTGCCGCTGTGCGCACGGTGCTGAGCGCAAGCGCCCCGTTCCTGTTTGCGCTGGGAATGCAGGAGGCGGGTCTTACGACGACACTGTGGATTGCGTTTGCGATTGGCGTTGTAGCGCTGCTTCCGCTTTTGATGCTGATGACGCGCCTCAAACGCAGCGCGGCCTAA
- the arsC gene encoding arsenate reductase (glutaredoxin) (This arsenate reductase requires both glutathione and glutaredoxin to convert arsenate to arsenite, after which the efflux transporter formed by ArsA and ArsB can extrude the arsenite from the cell, providing resistance.), producing the protein MSDAFPVTIYHNPACGTSRNALAMIREVGYTPTVIEYLKTGWTRAQLGELLAALALAPRDILRAKGTPAEELGLLEASASDAQIIDAMLVHPILVNRPIVVTKMGARLARPSEVVFEILDKRPAEFRKEDGEVVRARAPAGGKN; encoded by the coding sequence ATGTCCGACGCCTTCCCCGTCACGATCTACCACAACCCCGCCTGCGGCACGTCGCGCAACGCCCTCGCAATGATCCGCGAGGTCGGCTATACGCCGACGGTGATCGAATATCTCAAAACCGGCTGGACGCGCGCGCAACTGGGCGAGCTTTTGGCCGCCCTCGCCCTTGCACCGCGCGACATTCTGCGCGCCAAGGGCACGCCGGCGGAAGAACTCGGCTTGCTCGAAGCTTCGGCAAGCGACGCGCAGATAATCGACGCGATGCTCGTCCATCCGATCCTGGTCAACCGACCGATCGTCGTGACCAAGATGGGTGCACGCCTTGCGCGGCCCTCGGAGGTCGTGTTCGAAATTCTCGACAAGCGCCCGGCGGAATTCCGCAAGGAAGACGGCGAGGTCGTGCGCGCGCGCGCACCAGCGGGCGGCAAAAATTGA
- a CDS encoding ATP-binding protein yields MSESPHDGDTERLDLQVQATNRLIEALAASEQTMRRRIELISDVVFELDQDERIVFVNRAWTSVVGGAPEAALGKRLGEFLVEPDAWHIDAIVAADPSAARSTNARALKRADGALAWVEISLTRLAPTGYLGTLHDVTRQRAYQKELEQLSLVANNTDNFVIIADAQGHCEWVNPAFTARTGFTLEEMLGKRPGHVLQGPGTDPGVVAEIAIALRENRSVSTEILNYTKRGEPYWTMVHINPIVGADGTLQRFVSVQTETTRLRAIQHELEAAKAAAEAASRDKSLLLANVSHELRTPMTGVLGIAELLLATDLVPQQRRYVEVMQSSGNLLLRVINDVLEFSRIEEGRIEIEVKPFDLAAAIAGVVDILAPMFRERGLAFDVRLPPEGLPKLVGDAARFQQILYNILGNALKFTQEGSVTLAVECAPTATGATNVLVWVRDTGGGIAPTKLESIFRPFEQADKSVAQRFGGFGLGLWICKRLVERMGGEISATSVLKRGSEFFFSLPLQLAEAGSAGERIPSGTHTAAAALDILLADDSDVNRLVIKSVLEKEGHRVVEVTDGAQAVERVQTAAFDVVLMDIQMPVMDGLTAAEKIRALGGGLARMPIFALTADIVSERREAYLNGGFDMVLAKPIDWTLLKQALRSVPPGIGRAP; encoded by the coding sequence TTGAGCGAAAGCCCGCACGACGGGGATACCGAACGCCTGGATCTTCAGGTCCAGGCGACCAACCGTCTCATCGAAGCGCTGGCGGCAAGCGAACAGACGATGCGCCGCCGCATCGAGCTGATCAGCGACGTCGTATTCGAGCTCGACCAGGACGAACGCATCGTGTTCGTGAACCGCGCCTGGACGAGCGTCGTCGGCGGAGCGCCGGAAGCGGCCCTCGGCAAGCGGCTTGGCGAATTTCTGGTCGAGCCCGACGCGTGGCACATCGACGCGATCGTGGCCGCCGATCCGAGCGCGGCGCGAAGCACAAACGCACGGGCCTTGAAACGCGCGGACGGCGCCCTTGCCTGGGTCGAGATCTCGCTCACGCGCTTGGCGCCGACCGGCTATCTCGGCACGCTGCACGACGTCACGCGCCAGCGCGCCTACCAGAAGGAACTCGAGCAGCTTTCCCTCGTCGCGAACAACACCGACAATTTCGTTATCATCGCCGACGCACAAGGCCACTGCGAATGGGTCAATCCGGCCTTCACCGCGCGCACCGGCTTCACCCTCGAGGAGATGCTCGGCAAACGGCCGGGCCACGTGCTGCAGGGGCCCGGCACTGATCCGGGCGTGGTCGCCGAGATCGCGATCGCCTTGCGCGAGAACCGCTCGGTTTCGACCGAGATCCTGAACTACACCAAACGCGGCGAACCTTACTGGACGATGGTCCATATCAACCCGATCGTCGGGGCCGACGGCACGCTGCAGCGCTTCGTTTCGGTGCAGACCGAAACCACGCGCCTGCGCGCGATCCAGCACGAGCTCGAAGCCGCGAAAGCCGCGGCCGAAGCGGCGAGCCGCGACAAATCGCTGCTGCTGGCCAATGTGAGCCACGAGCTGCGCACCCCGATGACCGGCGTGCTCGGCATCGCCGAGCTGCTGCTGGCGACCGACCTCGTGCCGCAGCAGCGCCGCTACGTCGAGGTCATGCAATCGTCCGGCAATCTTCTGCTGCGCGTCATCAACGACGTGCTCGAGTTTTCGCGCATCGAGGAAGGGCGCATCGAAATCGAAGTGAAACCTTTCGATCTCGCCGCCGCGATCGCGGGCGTTGTCGACATTCTCGCCCCCATGTTCCGGGAAAGGGGCCTCGCTTTCGACGTGCGCCTGCCGCCCGAGGGCCTGCCGAAACTGGTGGGCGACGCAGCGCGTTTCCAGCAGATCCTCTACAATATTCTCGGCAACGCGCTCAAATTCACGCAAGAGGGTTCGGTCACGCTGGCGGTCGAATGTGCGCCGACCGCGACGGGGGCCACAAACGTGCTCGTGTGGGTGCGCGACACTGGCGGCGGCATCGCACCGACCAAGCTCGAGAGCATCTTCCGCCCCTTCGAGCAGGCGGACAAAAGTGTGGCCCAGCGCTTCGGCGGCTTCGGGCTCGGCCTGTGGATCTGCAAGCGCCTGGTCGAGCGCATGGGCGGCGAGATTTCGGCGACAAGCGTGCTCAAGCGCGGATCGGAATTCTTTTTTTCGCTGCCGCTGCAATTGGCCGAAGCCGGATCTGCGGGCGAACGTATCCCCTCAGGGACGCACACGGCCGCCGCTGCGCTCGACATTCTTCTGGCCGACGACAGCGACGTCAACCGCCTCGTCATCAAGAGCGTGCTCGAAAAGGAGGGCCATCGCGTCGTCGAGGTGACCGACGGCGCGCAAGCCGTCGAACGCGTCCAAACGGCGGCGTTTGACGTGGTGCTGATGGACATCCAGATGCCGGTCATGGACGGGCTGACGGCTGCTGAAAAAATCCGGGCACTCGGCGGTGGCCTGGCGCGCATGCCGATTTTTGCGCTGACGGCGGACATCGTCAGCGAACGGCGCGAAGCCTATCTCAATGGCGGCTTCGACATGGTGCTGGCCAAGCCTATCGACTGGACTTTGCTCAAACAGGCCCTGCGCTCAGTGCCGCCCGGCATCGGCCGCGCGCCTTAG